A window of the Lolium perenne isolate Kyuss_39 chromosome 7, Kyuss_2.0, whole genome shotgun sequence genome harbors these coding sequences:
- the LOC127318680 gene encoding uncharacterized protein, which produces MEAMQTNTVDIVDRMKEIAQVMKTPDDVPHYHGVPPTAGHGGACNVPKPRAWNSVDQRKWTCVEQLYCKTKYICLVETTMAVILVTFRPCNISRPVNSEALTRQIWLLEKS; this is translated from the exons ATGGAGGCGATGCAGACGAATACAGTTGACATTGTCGACAGGATGAAGGAGATCGCCCAGGTGATGAAAACCCCTGATGATGTGCCGCACTATCATGGTGTGCCTCCAACAGCAG GCCACGGCGGGGCTTGCAACGTGCCCAAGCCCAGGGCGTGGAACTCCGTGGATCAGAGAAAATGGACCTG CGTGGAGCAACTATATTGCAAGACAAAATATATATGTTTGGTGGAAACCACAATGGCCGTCATCTTAGTGACCTTCAG GCCTTGTAACATTAGCAGGCCAGTGAACTCTGAGGCGTTGACAAGGCAGATCTGGCTCTTGGAAAAAAGCTAA